From the genome of Triticum aestivum cultivar Chinese Spring chromosome 3B, IWGSC CS RefSeq v2.1, whole genome shotgun sequence, one region includes:
- the LOC123071416 gene encoding uncharacterized protein — MEPKRSSPQAQPQPRAATKKSPPRAAAADAAIADSPLSSLFHPAPHGVNGKEQDLYAILFKGQNGNAQASMTDGKSQWSPARGRTTYTKDIKYDSVGTSSCFGSSVHYGGREYYGSSAPKQSAEYSDYKVDKKDPVADSHGDWWQGSFYY, encoded by the exons ATGGAGCCCAAGAGGTCCTCGCCCCAGGCGCAGCCCCAGCCGCGCGCGGCGACTAAGAAGTCGCCtccccgcgctgccgccgccgacgccgccatcgccgacTCGCCGCTCAGCAGCCTGTTCCACCCGGCGCCGCACGGG gTAAACGGCAAAGAGCAGGACTTGTACGCCATTCTCTTCAAGGGGCAGAACGGCAATGCTCAGGCTAGCATGACAG ATGGTAAATCCCAGTGGAGTCCTGCTAGGGGCCGCACAACATATACCAAGGATATCAAGTATGACTCGGTTGGTACATCATCTTGTTTTGGTTCTTCTGTGCACTATGGTGGCCGAGAATATTATGGCAGCTCTGCACCTAAGCAATCCGCGGAATACAGTGAT TACAAGGTGGATAAGAAGGATCCTGTCGCAGATTCTCATGGCGATTGGTGGCAAG GCTCGTTTTACTACTAA
- the LOC123071417 gene encoding uncharacterized protein, whose protein sequence is MESKAARCLCMLAMLLVAGLGAARGAGECGRVPADRMALKLAPCAAATQNPRAKVAPGCCAQIRSIGRSPKCLCAVMLSSTARQAGVKPAVAMTIPKRCALANRPIGYKCGPYTLP, encoded by the exons ATGGAGTCCAAGGCGGCGAGGTGCCTCTGCATGCTGGCGATGCTCCTGGTggccgggctcggggcggcgcgcggcgccgGGGAGTGCGGCCGCGTCCCGGCGGACAGGATGGCGCTCAAGCTGGCCCCGTGCGCGGCGGCCACGCAGAACCCGCGGGCCAAGGTGGCGCCCGGCTGCTGCGCGCAGATACGCAGCATCGGGCGCAGCCCCAAGTGCCTGTGCGCCGTCATGCTGTCCAGCACCGCCCGCCAGGCCGGCGTCAAGCCCGCCGTCGCGATGACCATCCCCAAGCGCTGCGCCCTCGCCAACCGCCCCATCGGCTACAAATGCGGCC CATACACCCTGCCATGA
- the LOC123071415 gene encoding rop guanine nucleotide exchange factor 7: MGSGEEERGGVSEAAFTDSADGSSSSSDAASTDDWPALALAPKKTPPCSGVPDAELNGKQKRRAGPEMEMMKERFAKLLLGEDMSGSGKGVCTALAIANAITNLCATIFGQLWRLEPLPPEKKAMWRREMDWLLCISDHIVELVPTWQSFPDGTRLEIMTSRPRSDLYINLPALRKLDHMLLEILDSFRDTEFWYVDQGICAADCDGSASFRAAFHHRDDKWWLPVPRVPPGGLRDKTRKQLQHKRDCANQILKAAMAINSNALAEMDVPVSYLDSLPKNGRATLGDVIYRYITSDHFSPECLLDSLDLSTEYQALEIASRVEASVHVWRRRVPAKPVNGLGRTASASARSWSMVRDMLMDSEKRELLAERAEGLLICLKQRFPALTQTSLDMSKIQYNKDVGKSILESYSRVLESLASNIVARIDDLLNIDELNRHVEQLSTGEADLKMACGRAVVPPYQQVPASGTPFVTAYATPSFSPGRLSSPRTSVGAGRRSQGNRAAAAAKKALTDHLGPSEVRGMIIVNRSTMIDVSTTTDL, encoded by the exons ATGGGgagcggggaggaggagaggggcggcgtgAGCGAGGCCGCCTTCACGGACTCGGCAGACGGGAGCAGCTCCAGCTCCGACGCCGCCTCCACCGACGACTGGCCCGCCCTCGCGCTCGCGCCCAAGAAGACGCCGCCCTGCAGCGGCGTCCCCGACGCCGAGTTGAACGGCAAGCAGAAGCGCAGAGCTGGGCCAG AGATGGAGATGATGAAGGAGAGGTTCGCGAAGCTGCTGCTGGGCGAGGACATGTCCGGGAGCGGCAAGGGCGTCTGCACCGCGCTCGCCATCGCCAACGCCATCACCAACCTCTGCG CTACCATCTTCGGGCAGCTGTGGAGGCTGGAGCCGCtcccaccggagaagaaggccatgtGGCGGCGGGAGATGGACTGGCTGCTCTGCATCAGCGACCACATCGTCGAGCTCGTCCCCACCTGGCAGTCGTTCCCCGACGGAACCAGGCTCGAG ATCATGACAAGCAGGCCACGATCAGATTTGTACATCAATCTGCCCGCACTTCGGAAGCTAGACCATATGCTCCTC GAAATCCTGGACAGCTTCAGGGACACTGAATTTTGGTACGTCGACCAAGGGATTTGCGCGGCGGACTGCGACGGCTCTGCCTCGTTCCGGGCGGCCTTCCACCACCGGGACGACAAATGGTGGCTGCCGGTGCCTCGAGTGCCACCCGGGGGCCTCCGTGACAAGACGAGGAAGCAATTGCAGCACAAACGCGACTGTGCGAACCAGATCCTCAAGGCTGCTATGGCCATCAACAGCAATGCCTTGGCTGAGATGGATGTCCCTGTATCATACCTCGACTCTCTGCCAAAG AACGGGAGGGCGACTTTGGGCGACGTGATATACCGCTACATAACGTCGGATCACTTCTCCCCCGAGTGCCTTCTCGACAGCCTAGACCTGTCGACGGAGTACCAAGCCCTGGAGATTGCCAGCCGTGTCGAGGCGTCGGTCCACGTGTGGCGCCGCAGGGTTCCTGCGAAACCGGTGAACGGCTTAGGCCGTACCGCCAGCGCCAGCGCAAGGTCCTGGAGCATGGTGAGAGACATGCTGATGGATTCGGAGAAGAGGGAGCTGCTCGCGGAGCGAGCAGAGGGCCTCTTGATATGCCTGAAGCAGAGGTTCCCTGCCCTGACGCAGACAAGCCTGGACATGAGCAAAATTCAGTACAACAAG GATGTGGGCAAGTCGATCTTGGAGAGCTACTCGAGGGTTCTGGAGAGCCTGGCCTCGAACATCGTGGCGCGCATCGACGACCTTCTCAACATCGACGAGCTGAACAGACATGTGGAGCAACTGTCAACGGGTGAAGCAGACCTGAAGATGGCCTGTGGCAGGGCCGTGGTGCCACCCTACCAGCAGGTGCCTGCCTCGGGCACACCGTTCGTGACGGCATACGCCACGCCGAGCTTCTCCCCGGGGCGCCTGTCGAGCCCGAGGACCTCGGTTGGTGCCGGTAGGCGGTCTCAGGGCAAcagggccgccgccgcggccaagaAGGCCTTGACGGACCATCTCGGCCCGTCGGAGGTCAGGGGGATGATCATCGTGAACCGAAGCACCATGATCGATGTCTCGACGACTACTGATCTGTAA